From the Sporocytophaga myxococcoides DSM 11118 genome, one window contains:
- a CDS encoding DUF3857 domain-containing protein, with amino-acid sequence MKYLVIILTVLFQFKSFAQTTRLPNAVVVYKHAEYTIKDVNNVHLKYKFRIQILNAKGQKYGNVYINTDNDSKLKSFKALVTDVLGNKVSSASKSDLIEFHAQEYYTLYSDNKVKYKELNYYQYPYTVEYEYEVDYKVFLGVYFPFIEDYGLPTGEALLTVKTAKGIEFLYKTNQFEGKEHKSVIGDMNVCTWKSETVQAIYEESFAPSFWTSVPSIYITPQKINYNGYSGSMDSWHNFGKWSWTLLQNRNELPEDTRKTILNLTETEPDTLKKIRILYKHLQQSTRYIGVQDGIRGVQPFPAAYVDQNKYGDCKGLSNYMNAMLCVIGVKGIYTEIGHGKKQIIRYEDFPSFYQINHIIVAVPLKKDTVWLECTSKEYPFGYIGKNNSDRKALAITSSGGKLVNTPVYALENNISHIKASILVKENGGMACSARYTNSGVMMDELIRIRSLDKKEQEQYLLDKYPSRELTVKKYSIKETPDIYPSMTFDVEMEELEFASTTGDMISFTPNYLRRFKNPFNSNEGRVNDIQLDYSFQEHDTVTITLPEGYMIEHLPEPKILDTEFGKFKTEFIQIGGQVLYIRHSIRFKGSFSKDKYIALVDFFKQIHVVDQQKIYLKRR; translated from the coding sequence ATGAAATATCTTGTAATAATTTTAACTGTTCTTTTTCAGTTTAAAAGCTTTGCTCAGACGACCAGATTGCCCAATGCAGTAGTTGTATATAAGCATGCTGAATATACTATTAAGGATGTAAACAATGTCCATCTTAAGTATAAATTCAGAATTCAGATTTTGAATGCTAAAGGACAAAAGTATGGGAATGTATATATCAACACAGATAATGATTCAAAGCTTAAGTCCTTTAAAGCTTTGGTTACGGATGTGCTGGGAAATAAGGTCTCCTCTGCGTCAAAGTCTGATCTGATAGAATTTCATGCTCAGGAATATTATACTTTATATTCTGATAATAAAGTAAAATACAAAGAACTGAACTATTATCAGTATCCCTATACTGTAGAGTATGAATATGAAGTAGATTATAAAGTTTTTCTTGGTGTTTATTTCCCGTTTATAGAAGATTACGGCTTACCTACAGGGGAGGCACTATTAACCGTAAAGACAGCTAAAGGAATAGAATTTCTTTATAAGACAAATCAGTTTGAAGGAAAGGAGCATAAGAGTGTTATAGGTGATATGAATGTATGCACCTGGAAAAGTGAAACAGTTCAGGCTATCTATGAAGAAAGCTTTGCTCCATCCTTTTGGACAAGTGTACCTTCAATATATATAACACCTCAAAAGATAAACTATAATGGTTATTCAGGTTCTATGGATTCCTGGCACAACTTCGGCAAATGGTCCTGGACATTACTGCAGAACAGAAACGAACTTCCGGAAGATACCAGAAAGACAATTTTAAACCTTACCGAAACAGAACCTGATACTCTAAAGAAAATTCGTATACTTTATAAACATCTTCAACAGTCAACAAGATATATCGGTGTTCAGGATGGAATAAGAGGTGTTCAGCCTTTCCCGGCTGCATATGTTGACCAGAATAAGTATGGTGATTGCAAAGGCTTGTCCAATTATATGAATGCGATGTTATGCGTTATCGGAGTAAAGGGAATATATACTGAAATAGGGCATGGGAAAAAACAAATAATCAGATACGAAGATTTTCCCAGCTTCTATCAGATCAATCATATAATTGTTGCAGTACCATTAAAGAAGGATACGGTCTGGCTTGAATGTACCAGTAAAGAGTATCCATTTGGTTATATTGGAAAAAATAATTCAGATAGGAAAGCACTTGCTATTACATCCTCTGGTGGAAAATTGGTAAATACACCTGTTTATGCTCTTGAGAATAATATCAGTCATATAAAGGCCTCTATACTAGTTAAAGAGAATGGTGGTATGGCTTGTAGTGCCAGATATACAAACTCTGGGGTTATGATGGATGAACTGATAAGGATAAGGTCATTGGATAAAAAAGAACAGGAACAATATCTGCTTGACAAGTATCCTTCAAGAGAATTAACGGTGAAGAAATATTCAATCAAGGAAACTCCTGATATTTATCCTTCGATGACTTTTGATGTTGAAATGGAGGAATTGGAATTTGCTTCTACAACGGGAGATATGATTTCCTTTACTCCGAATTACCTTAGAAGATTTAAAAATCCTTTTAATTCAAATGAAGGGCGAGTTAATGACATTCAGCTAGATTATAGCTTCCAGGAGCATGATACCGTTACCATAACACTCCCTGAAGGATACATGATCGAGCATCTTCCTGAACCGAAAATTTTAGATACTGAATTCGGAAAATTCAAAACGGAATTTATTCAAATAGGAGGTCAAGTATTATATATTCGCCACTCTATCAGGTTCAAAGGTAGTTTTTCAAAAGATAAGTACATTGCGCTAGTTGATTTTTTCAAGCAAATCCACGTTGTTGATCAACAGAAAATTTATCTGAAAAGGAGATAA
- a CDS encoding DUF3857 domain-containing protein: MNKLIALLLLTLTAATSQGQHSLKWGKPSKEEIQLKVCSFDSSANAIVLAETGDIKFINNFIYLEIYRKIKILNSKGLDYATIEIPYTIENNLEDIQNLKAQTINFENGIPVVTQIDKDQIFTQTPEPGVKEKKFTFPNVKDGSIVEYKYTIVNQRFYFLKDWHFQNKIPTIYSELKAEIPRNLEYNVILSGKLLLDKYNGASPNDNKWSLNNIPGYEHEDFVYCYKDYINQIQFQLKSYLKYDYSRVNNQSVLQTWDELVAEVTEDYSPYLTKSGVAKDLLAQIIDLKDSREVAVKKIFKFVQQFKPAYYSWYKNQNISDLIKSRTGSSSEINLLLCLLLNEAGIPANPFLISTKEHGKISKHFPHLNQFNHVMAAVSEKDSSYTFLDAVSSSSNYHLLPSDHINYWGFILDGAHSRWLKIDYPTESKENYLVNYNLEPGGVKISFCGKYSGYFAREKREDKINNTIKEPVFSLENELIKKDSSSFLNLENEYEDYTENHYYSSSVRPAGKLFLNLNLFELQNPYKQKERQFPVELGFPYNINNTIYIKLSPGDTATVVPKNISIALQDEGIQYGKFIYRTVNDKNSIRVFIKWEMSETIIPQNYYGFLKEFTNKVISKLNEPIVIERK; encoded by the coding sequence ATGAATAAGTTAATTGCGCTACTGCTGCTTACGCTTACAGCAGCTACAAGTCAGGGTCAGCACTCTTTAAAATGGGGAAAACCAAGTAAAGAAGAAATTCAATTAAAGGTCTGTAGTTTTGATAGTTCGGCCAATGCAATAGTGCTGGCAGAGACTGGAGATATTAAGTTTATCAATAATTTTATCTATCTGGAAATATATAGGAAAATTAAGATACTTAATTCAAAAGGCCTGGATTATGCCACAATTGAGATTCCTTATACAATTGAGAATAACCTGGAAGACATCCAAAACCTGAAAGCTCAGACGATCAATTTTGAAAATGGTATTCCGGTTGTCACGCAAATAGATAAAGATCAGATTTTTACTCAGACACCGGAACCAGGAGTTAAAGAAAAGAAATTTACCTTTCCGAATGTAAAAGATGGTTCCATCGTAGAATATAAATACACCATTGTAAACCAGAGATTTTATTTTTTAAAAGACTGGCATTTTCAGAATAAAATTCCAACTATATATAGTGAATTAAAAGCTGAAATTCCCAGAAATCTTGAATACAATGTCATTCTATCAGGCAAGTTACTTCTTGATAAATATAATGGAGCATCACCCAATGACAATAAATGGTCATTAAATAATATTCCCGGATATGAACATGAAGACTTTGTCTATTGCTATAAAGACTATATCAATCAGATTCAGTTTCAATTGAAGAGTTATTTAAAGTATGATTATAGTAGAGTCAATAATCAAAGTGTCTTGCAAACCTGGGATGAACTTGTAGCAGAAGTTACCGAAGACTATTCACCATATTTGACTAAAAGTGGGGTAGCCAAAGATCTTCTAGCTCAGATCATTGATTTAAAAGATTCTAGGGAGGTTGCGGTAAAGAAAATTTTCAAATTCGTTCAGCAGTTTAAACCTGCATATTATAGTTGGTATAAGAACCAAAATATCTCAGATCTCATAAAATCAAGAACCGGAAGCTCATCGGAAATAAATCTATTATTGTGCTTGCTGCTTAATGAAGCCGGTATTCCTGCAAATCCTTTCTTAATATCAACCAAAGAACATGGCAAGATTAGTAAACACTTTCCTCATTTGAATCAGTTTAACCATGTCATGGCTGCAGTTTCAGAAAAAGATAGTAGTTATACCTTTTTGGATGCAGTAAGTAGTAGCTCCAATTATCATCTCTTACCTTCAGATCATATAAACTATTGGGGATTCATTTTGGATGGCGCTCATAGCCGATGGTTAAAAATAGATTATCCTACAGAGAGCAAAGAAAACTATCTTGTCAATTATAATTTAGAACCTGGTGGAGTTAAAATAAGCTTTTGCGGAAAGTATAGCGGATATTTTGCCAGAGAAAAGCGTGAAGACAAAATAAATAACACTATTAAAGAGCCTGTTTTCTCATTGGAAAATGAATTGATCAAAAAAGATAGTTCCTCTTTTCTCAATCTCGAAAATGAATACGAAGATTATACTGAAAACCACTATTACTCTTCTTCTGTCAGGCCGGCAGGCAAGCTGTTTCTTAATTTGAATTTGTTTGAACTACAGAACCCCTACAAACAGAAAGAGAGACAATTCCCCGTCGAATTGGGTTTTCCTTATAATATTAATAATACTATTTACATAAAATTATCACCAGGAGACACAGCCACAGTAGTTCCTAAAAATATATCCATAGCTCTGCAGGATGAAGGTATTCAGTATGGAAAATTCATTTATAGAACAGTTAATGATAAGAACAGTATCAGAGTTTTTATCAAATGGGAAATGTCCGAGACTATTATACCTCAGAATTATTACGGTTTTCTTAAAGAGTTTACCAATAAAGTAATCTCTAAGTTGAACGAGCCAATTGTTATAGAAAGGAAGTAA
- a CDS encoding pyridoxamine 5'-phosphate oxidase family protein, with the protein MQKTEKTTPSRYANQRMHYSEEVIFPILDEALFCIVSYSLNNEPYSIPTAFVREGSKLYIHGSVGSHFLRQLTPGTPVCISVMLADSLVVAKSAFHHSVNYRSVVIFSKSELIDDYERKADFFKKLTEKMVPGSWDYLRPMKASEVNKTMLIAFEISEASAKVRNAPPSDDEEDMNLPIWSGLIPIPPNRLAPIPDESSINIPLPNHLK; encoded by the coding sequence ATGCAAAAGACAGAAAAAACAACCCCGAGCAGATACGCTAATCAGCGTATGCATTATTCGGAAGAAGTGATCTTCCCGATATTGGATGAAGCATTGTTCTGCATTGTCAGCTATTCATTAAACAACGAACCTTACTCCATTCCTACAGCGTTTGTGAGGGAGGGATCCAAGCTTTACATTCACGGTTCTGTAGGAAGTCATTTTTTAAGACAACTGACACCCGGGACTCCGGTTTGTATTTCAGTAATGCTGGCGGACTCATTGGTAGTAGCTAAATCTGCATTTCATCATTCTGTGAATTACAGGTCTGTGGTCATATTTTCCAAAAGCGAACTCATTGATGACTATGAGCGTAAAGCTGATTTTTTCAAAAAACTGACAGAGAAAATGGTGCCGGGAAGCTGGGATTATCTACGTCCTATGAAAGCAAGTGAAGTCAATAAAACAATGCTTATTGCCTTTGAAATAAGTGAAGCATCAGCAAAAGTAAGAAACGCTCCTCCAAGTGACGATGAAGAAGATATGAATCTACCTATCTGGTCTGGTCTTATTCCGATTCCACCAAATAGACTGGCGCCGATACCTGATGAGTCAAGTATAAATATACCTTTACCGAATCATCTAAAATAA
- a CDS encoding methylenetetrahydrofolate reductase, with product MLTYGITPPKAKNSEERILEIAEKQVSRIKGLGADALIIYDIQDESDRIADNRPYPFLPTLDPKVYADVYLKELTLPKILFRSVGNYSPQLLEAELKEACNNQKYVFVGASSQNQKVQLSLEDAYQLCQNANSDILLGGIMIPERHQKKNDEHFRVKNKISNGCEFFISQAVYHSEASKNFLSDYYYLFETTSEKMRPIIFTLTLCGSPKTLEFLKWLGVSVPKWVENELLNSKDILQKSFDVSYQIFKELHEFAMDKNIPVGFNIESVSINKEEIEASVELFEKVRNEYRSAQPKHNILADTASF from the coding sequence ATGTTGACATACGGTATTACTCCTCCTAAAGCAAAGAATTCAGAAGAACGTATTCTGGAAATTGCAGAGAAGCAGGTAAGCAGGATTAAGGGCCTGGGAGCGGATGCGCTTATCATTTACGATATTCAGGATGAATCTGACAGGATTGCAGATAACAGACCCTATCCATTTTTGCCTACGCTGGATCCTAAAGTATATGCAGATGTTTATCTTAAAGAATTAACCCTTCCTAAAATTCTTTTCAGGTCTGTAGGAAATTACTCACCACAACTTTTGGAGGCTGAGCTTAAAGAGGCTTGTAACAATCAAAAGTATGTATTTGTCGGAGCATCTTCACAAAATCAAAAGGTACAACTGAGTCTGGAGGATGCGTATCAGCTATGTCAGAATGCTAATAGTGACATCCTTCTGGGTGGTATTATGATTCCTGAAAGGCATCAAAAGAAAAATGATGAACACTTCAGAGTGAAGAATAAGATCAGCAATGGTTGTGAATTCTTTATTTCTCAAGCTGTATACCATAGTGAGGCTTCAAAAAACTTTCTTTCTGATTATTACTATCTTTTCGAAACAACATCAGAAAAGATGAGACCTATTATTTTCACTTTGACTTTATGTGGTTCGCCTAAAACACTTGAATTCCTTAAGTGGCTTGGAGTTTCAGTACCTAAGTGGGTTGAAAATGAATTACTGAATTCTAAAGATATTTTACAAAAATCATTTGATGTCAGCTATCAGATATTTAAAGAACTGCATGAATTTGCAATGGATAAAAATATTCCGGTAGGTTTTAATATTGAAAGTGTTTCTATTAATAAGGAAGAGATTGAAGCGTCTGTAGAATTGTTTGAAAAGGTAAGGAACGAATACAGAAGCGCACAACCCAAGCATAATATACTTGCAGATACGGCATCGTTTTAA
- a CDS encoding DEAD/DEAH box helicase, with the protein MLSDKFHPAVASWFTQTFSQPTSVQTQAWNEIKKGKSVLIAAPTGSGKTLASFMSAIDDLVKQGCKGGLEDATQVIYISPLKALSNDIERNLQFPLKGISEELVKTGCPDVKIRVGVRTGDTTTVERSSMIRKPPHIIVTTPESLYLLLTSVNGRKILSTVKSVIVDEIHSIVGSKRGSHLSLSLERLQHLTENKLIRIGISATQKPIEKVAEFLMGNAQKRPCKIINTGHKRAMDLTIEVPGSPLTSVMSHEVWGEIYNRLEALILEHKTTLIFVNTRRLAERLALHLTERLGPSAVTAHHGSMSKEQRFDAEQRLKSGSLKALVATSSLELGIDIGFVDLVCQISSPRSIAAFLQRVGRSGHSVEGRPKGMLFPLTRDELLECTAIFDSVRRGELDAIVMPEKPIDILAQQIVAEVASEEQDEDALFEMLRSAYPFRELSRKEYDEIINMLSDGFTTRRGKRGAYIFHDVVNKKLRARKGARLTAIVNGGAIPDNFDFDVIKEPENIFVGTLNEDFAIESLPGDIFQLGNASYRITRIENSKVKVEDAAGQPPSLPFWLGEGPGRTTELSDAVSRVREIVSDLIGEVDEFSLKDDDNTSWKTKGIEWLVKDVGLCEAGADQLVTYLALSKVALGTVPTQKRLVLERFFDEAGDMHLIVHSPFGNRVNRGWGLSLRKRFCKKFNFELQAAATEDAIILSLGSTHSFPLEEVFNYLKEQSVEEILIQALLDSPIFEIRWRWNASVALAVLRRRGGQKMPPQLQRMQSEDLVALVFPDQLACFENIQGEREVPDHPLVNQTIHDCLTEAMDIDLLKDVLKRIEKREVELVAKDLREPSPLAQEILTARPYAFLDDAPLEERRTRAVLSRRWLDASEADDLGRLDAAVIELVKSEAWPVASSPDELQDALSMLGYITEEEMKRGDGRFSWDEFFQVLTKEQRAGIFKTSNGNKLWISIDRIPQYESIYKDFKLTPSLPVPDRLREKKWTKEDALKEIVRGRLEGLGPVTEEELASQMDTSQSDINYAMLTLEQEGFVFRGTFNPGSKSIEWCERRLLSRIHRYTLQKLRKEIEAVSPADFMRYLTEWQGLSSEQAEGPLAVETVLSKLEGFEASSAAWESEILPSRVANYNHTWLDFCCMSGKYVWGRIGKTDGAVKKLNSPIKTTPVMLVSRKNAEVWKYDSGNNNAPELSAKALQVVNFLKERGASFFDDIATGTRLFDSQTEEAIAELVSAGIVSSDSFTGLRALLVPSKYKLESSTRRTVPFTMSDSGRWSLIRNEFHEEPSKDRFLAMTANVLLKRYGVVFRKLAEQELIMPPWRDLVRTFRKMEARGEIRGGRFVDGVWGEQFALPEAVTMLRDARKKELSGSLVVVSAVDPLNLTGVLLPGKRVTGYFGNRILLKDGVPVAVLEGGEVKFLEEFEKMEKWELQNLLIRKNIAPELRTYLGV; encoded by the coding sequence ATGCTATCGGACAAATTTCATCCTGCTGTTGCTTCCTGGTTTACCCAAACCTTCAGTCAGCCGACTAGTGTGCAGACTCAGGCCTGGAATGAAATTAAAAAAGGAAAATCAGTTTTAATTGCAGCACCAACAGGATCTGGTAAAACATTGGCTTCTTTCATGTCAGCTATTGATGACCTTGTAAAGCAAGGATGTAAAGGAGGACTGGAGGATGCGACACAAGTCATTTATATTTCTCCTCTTAAAGCCCTGAGTAATGATATCGAAAGAAACCTTCAGTTTCCATTAAAGGGGATTTCAGAAGAGCTTGTCAAAACGGGTTGTCCGGATGTAAAGATCAGAGTCGGAGTCAGGACCGGAGATACAACTACTGTTGAACGCAGTTCTATGATCCGGAAGCCTCCACACATCATTGTAACTACTCCTGAATCTCTTTATCTATTGCTTACAAGCGTCAACGGAAGAAAGATTCTTTCAACTGTAAAATCAGTAATTGTAGATGAGATACACAGTATTGTTGGGAGCAAGAGAGGAAGTCATTTATCTTTGTCTCTTGAGCGTCTTCAGCATCTTACAGAAAATAAGCTTATAAGAATAGGTATTTCCGCTACTCAGAAACCAATAGAAAAAGTAGCAGAATTTCTTATGGGAAATGCTCAAAAGAGGCCATGTAAGATCATCAATACAGGCCATAAAAGGGCTATGGATCTTACCATTGAGGTTCCTGGTTCTCCTCTAACATCTGTTATGTCCCATGAAGTCTGGGGAGAAATATATAACAGATTAGAAGCATTAATTCTTGAACATAAGACCACACTCATTTTCGTCAATACAAGAAGACTTGCAGAACGACTGGCGCTACATTTAACAGAACGACTTGGTCCTTCTGCTGTAACTGCGCATCATGGTAGTATGTCCAAGGAGCAAAGATTTGATGCAGAGCAGAGATTAAAGTCAGGAAGTTTAAAGGCTTTGGTAGCTACATCCTCTCTGGAATTGGGGATTGATATTGGCTTCGTAGATCTGGTTTGTCAGATAAGTTCTCCAAGGTCCATTGCTGCTTTTCTTCAAAGAGTTGGTCGTTCAGGTCACTCTGTGGAAGGTAGACCGAAAGGCATGTTGTTTCCTTTGACAAGAGATGAACTACTTGAATGCACTGCCATTTTTGATTCTGTCAGAAGGGGTGAACTGGATGCAATTGTAATGCCGGAAAAGCCTATTGATATTCTCGCCCAGCAAATTGTTGCAGAAGTTGCATCTGAAGAGCAGGATGAAGATGCTCTTTTTGAAATGCTTCGAAGCGCATATCCATTTCGCGAGCTTTCAAGAAAAGAGTATGATGAAATAATCAACATGCTTTCGGACGGTTTTACAACCAGAAGGGGAAAAAGGGGCGCTTATATTTTTCATGATGTCGTTAATAAAAAACTGAGAGCGAGAAAAGGAGCAAGATTAACAGCAATAGTAAACGGAGGAGCAATCCCAGATAATTTTGACTTTGATGTTATCAAGGAACCGGAAAATATCTTTGTAGGAACCTTGAATGAAGATTTCGCTATCGAAAGTTTACCCGGAGATATTTTTCAGCTTGGTAATGCTTCCTATAGAATTACAAGAATAGAAAATAGTAAAGTAAAAGTTGAGGATGCCGCAGGGCAACCTCCTTCATTGCCATTCTGGCTGGGCGAAGGTCCAGGGAGGACGACAGAGTTATCAGATGCCGTATCAAGAGTTCGGGAGATTGTATCTGATCTTATTGGTGAGGTTGATGAATTTTCTCTAAAGGATGATGATAACACTTCCTGGAAAACCAAAGGAATTGAATGGTTGGTAAAAGATGTAGGCCTTTGTGAGGCAGGAGCAGATCAGCTGGTTACTTATCTCGCATTATCAAAAGTTGCTCTTGGCACTGTGCCTACTCAGAAAAGACTGGTATTAGAACGTTTTTTTGATGAAGCAGGTGATATGCATCTTATTGTACATTCTCCTTTTGGTAACAGGGTAAACAGAGGCTGGGGATTGTCTTTAAGAAAAAGATTTTGTAAGAAGTTTAATTTTGAGCTCCAGGCGGCAGCAACAGAAGATGCAATAATTCTTTCTTTAGGCTCTACTCACAGCTTTCCACTGGAAGAAGTTTTTAATTATCTGAAAGAACAATCTGTTGAGGAAATATTAATTCAAGCCTTGCTTGATTCTCCGATCTTTGAGATCAGATGGAGGTGGAATGCCAGTGTTGCGCTTGCAGTTTTAAGAAGAAGAGGCGGGCAAAAGATGCCTCCGCAGTTGCAGCGCATGCAGTCAGAGGATCTTGTTGCTCTGGTATTTCCTGATCAGTTGGCTTGTTTTGAAAATATACAAGGAGAAAGAGAAGTACCTGATCACCCTTTGGTAAATCAGACAATCCATGATTGTCTCACAGAGGCAATGGATATTGATTTGTTGAAGGATGTATTAAAGCGAATAGAAAAAAGAGAAGTGGAGCTTGTTGCCAAAGACCTTCGGGAACCTTCTCCGCTTGCCCAGGAAATACTAACAGCCAGACCTTATGCTTTTCTGGATGATGCACCGCTTGAAGAAAGAAGAACAAGAGCAGTATTGAGCAGAAGATGGCTGGATGCTTCAGAAGCTGATGATCTTGGCAGATTGGATGCTGCTGTGATTGAACTTGTTAAATCAGAAGCCTGGCCTGTCGCATCATCACCGGATGAATTGCAGGATGCATTAAGCATGCTTGGATACATCACTGAAGAAGAAATGAAACGAGGAGATGGAAGATTTTCATGGGATGAGTTTTTTCAGGTCCTGACAAAAGAACAGCGTGCAGGTATATTTAAAACTTCCAATGGTAATAAACTATGGATTTCGATTGACCGGATTCCGCAATATGAATCGATTTATAAGGACTTTAAATTAACTCCTTCTTTGCCTGTACCCGATAGGCTCAGGGAAAAGAAGTGGACGAAGGAAGATGCTCTAAAGGAAATAGTCAGAGGAAGACTGGAAGGGTTAGGTCCTGTTACAGAAGAGGAGCTGGCAAGTCAAATGGACACTTCTCAAAGTGACATCAACTATGCAATGCTCACGTTAGAGCAGGAGGGATTTGTTTTCAGAGGTACCTTTAATCCTGGCTCTAAATCCATTGAATGGTGCGAAAGAAGGCTTTTATCAAGGATACATCGGTATACACTCCAAAAGCTTAGAAAAGAGATTGAAGCTGTTTCTCCTGCAGATTTTATGCGGTACCTCACCGAATGGCAAGGCTTGTCTTCAGAGCAGGCAGAGGGCCCACTTGCGGTAGAAACTGTTCTTTCAAAGCTGGAAGGGTTTGAAGCTTCCTCAGCAGCATGGGAATCTGAGATACTTCCTTCAAGAGTTGCCAATTACAATCACACATGGCTGGACTTTTGCTGCATGAGCGGGAAATATGTCTGGGGAAGGATCGGCAAAACAGATGGTGCTGTTAAAAAACTTAACTCACCGATCAAGACGACTCCTGTTATGTTAGTCTCCAGAAAAAATGCTGAAGTATGGAAATATGATTCGGGCAATAATAATGCTCCTGAACTTTCAGCAAAAGCCTTACAGGTTGTAAACTTTCTGAAAGAACGAGGTGCTTCATTTTTTGACGATATTGCTACAGGAACAAGATTATTCGATTCCCAGACAGAAGAGGCGATTGCAGAGCTAGTCTCGGCAGGGATTGTGAGTTCAGATAGCTTTACCGGACTACGAGCTTTATTGGTTCCATCCAAATACAAGTTGGAATCTTCTACACGAAGAACTGTACCATTCACAATGAGTGATTCAGGAAGATGGAGTCTTATCAGGAATGAATTTCATGAAGAGCCTTCTAAAGATAGGTTTCTTGCAATGACAGCCAATGTATTATTAAAACGTTATGGAGTTGTATTCAGGAAGCTGGCAGAACAAGAATTAATAATGCCACCATGGAGAGATCTTGTAAGAACTTTCAGGAAAATGGAGGCCCGTGGCGAAATAAGAGGAGGGCGATTTGTGGATGGCGTTTGGGGTGAACAGTTTGCTTTACCAGAAGCAGTCACCATGTTAAGAGATGCCCGTAAAAAAGAATTAAGTGGATCATTGGTTGTCGTTTCTGCTGTAGATCCATTAAACCTGACAGGAGTATTGCTTCCTGGAAAAAGAGTTACCGGATACTTTGGAAACAGAATATTATTGAAAGATGGCGTACCTGTGGCAGTGCTTGAAGGCGGAGAAGTAAAATTTTTAGAGGAGTTTGAAAAAATGGAAAAATGGGAGCTTCAAAACCTGCTTATCCGCAAGAATATAGCCCCTGAATTAAGAACTTATCTTGGAGTGTAA
- a CDS encoding IS110 family transposase — translation MTNLKYSVGIDGSKKDFKACISVINDMQEVKVKASGTFTNNLGGFELFFKWVKKNSKEDLPVFYLMEATGVYNEQLAWYLYQNGQKCSVILPNKAKRYLQSFGLKSKNDKIDAQGLSRMCAEQSIALWQPLSKNIYTLRSLTRLHESLHKQRTILNNQLHAIEYSMYELKTVTKGLQDTLKAIDKQLVIGEKQIKGLINEDINLRGKYEMINKIKGVGLLTFAVIIAETNGFEIFANQKQLVSYSGYDVVENQSGTKVGKSRISKKGNTRIRRILHMPALCVVTHNEPVFRSLFERVYSNSGVKMKAYVAVQKKLLCLIYTLWKRNEVYDPNYKITKNTSGNDEPKPFLSLGSAGDKISSLSIG, via the coding sequence ATGACTAATCTAAAGTATTCAGTTGGGATTGATGGATCAAAGAAAGATTTTAAAGCTTGCATATCTGTTATAAATGATATGCAAGAGGTAAAGGTTAAAGCATCTGGGACCTTCACAAATAACCTTGGAGGATTTGAGTTATTTTTTAAGTGGGTCAAGAAGAATTCTAAAGAAGATTTACCTGTTTTTTATTTAATGGAGGCTACTGGAGTTTATAATGAACAGTTGGCTTGGTATTTATATCAAAACGGTCAAAAGTGCAGTGTTATCCTTCCCAACAAAGCAAAACGATATCTTCAAAGTTTTGGATTAAAAAGTAAAAATGACAAAATAGATGCACAAGGCTTATCAAGAATGTGTGCTGAACAATCTATAGCTCTTTGGCAACCTTTAAGTAAGAATATATATACTTTGCGAAGCTTAACTCGACTTCATGAAAGTCTTCATAAGCAAAGGACTATATTGAACAATCAATTGCATGCTATCGAATATAGTATGTATGAATTAAAAACTGTGACTAAGGGTTTGCAAGATACTCTTAAAGCAATCGATAAACAACTGGTTATTGGGGAGAAACAAATTAAAGGTCTTATTAATGAAGATATTAATTTGAGAGGAAAGTATGAAATGATTAATAAGATTAAAGGAGTTGGATTATTAACCTTTGCTGTTATCATAGCAGAAACGAATGGATTTGAAATCTTTGCTAATCAAAAGCAACTTGTAAGTTATTCAGGATATGATGTGGTCGAGAATCAATCAGGAACAAAAGTCGGCAAATCTAGAATTTCCAAAAAAGGAAACACTCGAATAAGGAGAATTTTACATATGCCTGCATTATGTGTAGTTACGCATAATGAACCAGTTTTTAGATCACTATTTGAAAGGGTTTATTCAAACTCAGGTGTCAAGATGAAAGCTTATGTCGCGGTACAAAAGAAGTTACTTTGTTTAATTTATACATTATGGAAAAGAAATGAAGTATATGATCCTAACTACAAAATCACTAAAAATACTTCTGGTAATGATGAGCCTAAGCCTTTTCTTTCGCTTGGCTCCGCAGGAGACAAAATAAGTAGCCTCAGCATAGGCTAA